ATAATTCATACGGCTGCGCAAACGGGCGGCGCAGAATAAAAGAACATACCGCAGGTTAAATAAAACCGGATCGGGTGGCGGGCTGCAGAGGGATATGATGCAGCAGCACGGGGGATGCTGTGTCTCGGCTCAATCGAGAACTTCTGCCGCCGCAACGGCACGGAATCTGTTTGCGCTGCCCGCGGTGCCTTTGTTTTTCGTTGTTGGGCATGGTTTCATGATGGAGGCGCAAGGCGGGTGCCGTATCGGCTTAGCGGGTGCCGTATCGGCTTACATTGAATCTGCTGAAGCCGGCCGTTTGCTATATCCGACCCGCATCCGCCAAAATGAGTGCGGGGCGGGGTGATGGTAAGGCACAACAACAGCAGGGCGGCCGGGCTGTTATGGTTTTAAAACGGGCCGGTCGAATACAGGGGTGTTTCAGACGGCCTGGCCTGTGAAAAATGCTAAAATGACGGCTTTGATATTCTTGGCGGCTGTTGCCGGCCGTCTGAAAAGCCATCGTGAATGCTGTAAACCACAACCCATTGCCTGACTGTTTTGCGCTGCCCGCTGCCGAAGAGTCGGGTGGCTGGAGCGTGTATTTGGTATTGTGCGGCAACGGCTCGCTTTATTGCGGCATCAGCAACCGCCCGCAGGAGCGGTTTGCGGCGCACGCTGCGGGCAAGGGGGCGAAATATATGCGCATTCACAAGCCCGTGGCGATGCGGCTGGTGTATGCCGGCGTGGCGCGCGCCGAAGCTGCGCGGCTTGAGGCGCGGGTGAAAAAACTCACCGCCCGGTGCAAACGCGAATTGTGGGCGGCGCTGCCGGATGTTCAGACGGCCTGAGTGAGGCCGGCGCTGCGCTTTGAAATCAGTGGCACAGGCTTTGCATACTTGCACTGTTTCCGGCCTGCCGCCTGATATGTGTTTTGGCAGTTCGGCTATAATCCAACCGTTATCCGTTTATGTGAAGCCTGAAGATAAGCCGGAACGCGCTGCGGTTTGATCCGCTGCCGCCGTATATCTGTGTGAATTGTAGCGAAGCCGTGCCGGCGGCACCCGGTGGGGTTTCGTTTGTAAAGAGGGTAAACCGATGAAGATAAAAGCTGTTTTATTGGGGCTTCTGCTGGCCTCGGTGTGCACCGTCAGCCTTGCGAAAAATGCTTTTGATAAGAAAAATAACGAATGCGAAGTGGTTTCCGAAAAAAGAACGGTCGTGGAGCAACCAGGAAATTCTGTTTGTTCCCAGCGTGAGGCAAACGCCGAGTCGTTTGCGGGTAACCATGATTGAGGCTGCTTACCGCAAGAAAAACAAGGATGACAAATCACGGCGGCAGCGGTTTGCGAAACCTAATTATTTGGTTTTGGCAAAACGCCCGCCGATTCCGCAGGGCGTGATTAACAAATCTTTCGGCTCCCGGGTCGGCGTGGGGCATTCTGAACACTCGGGGGAAAATACCGCAACGGGGGTGATGCACGTTCATTACCGCAGCGGCATCATCAATGAAAATATTTCGATGACGTTTACGGTGTGCAAACCCGATCAAAAATATGATTATGGGAAATATTTATGTGTGCCGCGCCATTAGGGACCCATAACAACACAACTATACTAAACGGCTTTTGATTTTGTATGGATTAACGGCATTAAGGAACCATTTAAGATGAGCGAAAACATACACCACAATGTTGATAGCGGCGAAATCGACAAATTCAGCCGGCTTGCCCACAAATGGTGGGACAAAACGGGCGAATTCAAACCCCTGCACGACATCAACCCGCTGCGTTTGGGCTATATCGACTCAATCGTGCGGCTGGCGGGCAAAACCGTGCTCGATGTGGGCTGCGGCGGCGGCATTTTGTCGGAAAGCATGGCCAAGCTTGGGGCGGGGAGTGTGCTCGGCATCGACATGGCCGAAAAATCGCTGCAGGCGGCGCAAGCCCATGCGCAGCAGCAGGGAGTGGGCAATATCGGCTACCGCTGTGTGCGCGTGGAAGATTTGGCAAAAGAGCGGCCGCACAGTTTCGATGTGGTAACGTGCATGGAAATGATGGAACACGTTCCCGACCCAGCCGCCATTGTGGCCGCCTGCGCCAAGCTGGTAAAGCCTGAGGGCACGGTGTTTTTTTCGACTATCAACCGTAACCCCAAATCATATCTGCACGCCATTCTCGGCGCAGAATATATTTTGGGCTTGGTGCCGCGCGGCACGCACGATTGGCAGAAATTCATCACGCCCGCCGAGCTGGCGCGCATGTGCCGGCAGGCAGGGCTGGATATTGCCGACACCAAAGGCATGGGCTACAACCCGCTCACTAAGGTTTACCGCCTGAACGGCAACACCGCTGTCAATTATCTGGCGGCCTGCAAACCGGTATTTCAGGCCGTCTGAAAACAAAAAACAGGCCGTATCAACGGCCTGTTTCGATAGCGAGGATTATTTTTTAACCACACGGGTGTAAACCGCGAGAATCACCACGGCGGCGATGGTGGAGGCAATCCAGCCGGCAGGCTGGCCTGCTTCATACCAGCCGGCGGCCTGCCCGGCCCAGCCTGCCAGCAGCGAACCGCCGATGCCCAGCAGCGTGGTCATGATAAAGCCCAAGTTGTCCTTGCCCGGGTGCAGCACTTTTGCCAACACGCCCACAACAAAGCCCACGATAATGGTGACTAACCAGCCCATAACATTCCTTTCGTATTATTCGGTTTGAATCGGTTGGAGCATTTTCAGCGCGGCAGTTGAAACCGCTTCGGGATATGTCGTCTGAAAATATTTTCCGCCCGCATCATACACAGCCCCGTAACGCTGCCGAGCCTGTGATTGCATTTCTTTTCATAACTATAAAATATTTTGAACACACGGCGCGGTTTTGGGGTGGAAATACAACAAAACGCAATACTTCGGCTATAATCACGTTAAACGTCTGCCAAACCGCCTGTGGGCGGTTTGTTTGCTTGGCAGGCTGCAAACGTTATATTTAACGTTATATTGAAAGAAAGAAAGAAGATTATGCCCCGTACCACAACCGCGCTCGGCGACCGGCAGACGGCTGTTTTATTGGCCATGCTGGTGGCGCTGATGCCGTTTTCGATAGATGCCTATCTGCCCGCGATACCTGCGATGGCGCAAAGCCTGGGGGCGGATATCCACCGCATCGAGCAGAGCCTGAGTATGTTTTTGTTCGGCGTGGCGCTGGGGCAGGTGGCGGGCGGTTCGCTCTCCGACATCAAAGGCCGCCGCATCATTGCTTTAACGGGGCTGTCGGTATACATCGCCGGCGTGGTGGGGCTGACCGTGGTTCAGACGGCCGAACAATTATTGTTGTTGCGGCTGGTGCAGGCGTTTGGTGCGGGCATGACGGTGGTGGTGGTGGGTGCCGTTGTGCGCGATAACTACGAAGGCCGCAAAGCCGCGCAAATGTTTGCCTTAATCGGCATCATCATGATGGCCGCTCCGCTGGTGGCGCCGATGTTGGGCGCGGTGTTGGAAAGCATAGGCGGCTGGCGGGCGGTTTTCGTGTTTTTGGGCGTGTATGCCGCTGCGGTGTGGGGGCTGCTCTACCGTTTTTTGGCCAAACCCGGGCGCACGGAGCCGATAGACCGCCGCATTTTCAGCGTGGCCGCCGGCCGCTACAAACGGGTATTGTCCAACACGCCCGCATTGGGCTATCTGTTTTTTCAGGCGTTCAGCTTTTCATCGATGTTTGTGTTTTTAACCGAATCATCGTTTGTGTATATGGAGCTCTACGGCGTTTCTGCCCATGCCTATGCGTGGATGTTCGGCATGAACATCATCACGATGGCCTTTTTCAACCGCATCACCGCCCTGCGTTTGAAAAGGGGCACCCATGCGCAGGATATTCTCCAATGGGGGATTGCCATTCAGCTTGCGGCCAACATGCTGATGTTTGCCTCGGTGCTGCTGCTGGGGCTGCCGCCGATGTGGTGGCTGGCGGGCTGCGTGATGTTGTCGGTGGGCACGCAGGGTTTGATTACCGCCAACACACAGGCTTGCTTTATGGCGTATTTCCGTGAAGAAGGCGGCAGCGCCAACGCCGTGCTGGGCGTGTGCCAGTCGGTGATAGGCGCTCTGGCGGGGATGCTCGCTACATGGCTGCACAACGGCACGGCCGCAGTGATGTCGGGCATGATGCTGTTATCGACACTGACCGGCATTTTTCTGCTGTGGCTGTGTTCGCGCGGGGCGTGGCTGCAAAACAAAGGCAGTGAAATGAAATAAACCCGAAGGCCGTCTGAAAACCGAAAAGGCAGGGTGGTTTCCCTTTTATGGCGCACGGCTTGTGTTTTGCGGGAAACGGCGGCTCTGCGGCTCTCGGGCGTGCCGGAAAACGGCACGGCGCTGCACGTTTCCCGCGTTGCCGGCCGCCTTTCAAAACCCCGAAGCAGGGTTGCAAACCAAAACCGAAAGTATGGGAACGCCGGGTTTTCTACACAGGCCGTCTGAAAACATTTGCCGTTTCAGACGGCCTTTGCCTATGCAGATTAATGTTAAAATCGGTTTCCTTATCTTATTCAGCCGCAACGGAAACGCTATGTCTGCCGACAACCCACTTTTGCCGCACCGCAACGCCATCGATGAAATCGATGCCGCCATTTTGCGCCTTCTGAACGAGCGGGCAGGACATGCCCGAGCCATCGGCGGGCTCAAAGGCACCGGCGCGGTTTACCGCCCCGAGCGCGAGGCTGCCGTGTTGCGCCGCATACAGGATTTAAACGCCGGCCCGCTGCCCGATGAGGCCGTGGCGCGGCTGTTCCGCGAAATCATGAGCGAATGCCTGGCGGTGGAACGGCCGCTCACCATCACCTATCTCGGCCCCGCCGGCACGTTTACTCAGCAGGCCGCCGTCAAACATTTCGGCCATGCCGCCCGCACACAAGCCTGTGCCACCATAGACGAAAGTTTCCGCCTGGTGGAAGCACGCCAGGCCGATTATGTGGTTGCACCGGTGGAAAACTCCACCGAAGGCAGCGTGGGCCGCGCGCTCGATCTGCTTGCCGTTACCCCGCTGCAGGCCTGCGGCGAAGTGGTATTGCGCATACACCACCACCTGCTGCGCAAAAACAGCGGCAGCATGAAAGGCATCACCAAAGTTTACGCACACGCGCAAGCACTTGCCCAATGCCATGAATGGCTGGGGCGCAACCTGCCCGAAGCGGTGCGCATTTCCGTGTCGAGCAACGCGGAGGCCGCCCGCCTGGCGGCCGAATCCGGTGATGAATCGGCGGCGGCCATCGCCGGTCAAACCGCCGCCGAGCTTTACCGCCTGGCCAAAGTGGCCCACAGCATTGAAGACGAGCCCAACAACACTACCCGTTTTTTGGTGTTGGGCCACCAAACTCCCGCGCCCACAGGGCGGGACAAAACCTCGCTGGTGGTTTCTGCGCCCAATAAAGCCGGCGCGGTCGGCGCCCTGCTCAAACCGTTTACCGAGGCCGGCATTTCCATGACCAAATTCGAAAGCCGCCCCAGCCGTTCGGGCTTATGGGAATACCTGTTTTTTATCGACATCGAGGGCCATAAAGACGAAACCGAAGTGCAGGCAGCACTTGCCGCGCTGGAGAAACGCGCTTCGTTTGTGAAAGTTATCGGGGCATATCCGACTGCGGTGCTGTGAAGGAGCCGCAAGGTTGCGCTGCGGGTTTCAGACGGCCTTATGGCCGGTGTTGGAAATCGATTCAAATTTAACTTGTATTATCAGGCAGCCGCCCGCTTTACAACCATAACAACGCCGGCCTGCCCGGTATGGATGGGAGCGGGCAGGCCGGCGCGCAGCGGGGAGCGGCAGATTCGGTGCAGGCAGGGAAAATCTGCCAACCTGCGCAAGGCGGCAGCGTGAGCGGCAGAAAGCCGCCTACGAAGCGTATGGCGAAAGATAAATATTTCAAACTGCCGTTTGATCTGCACCGGAATGGATAGCGGAAGCCAGGCCGCAACTCGGGCGGTCAGACAATGAAATGAAGCGGTGCGGATTCTTCGGGCTGAAGCGGCGCCGGCGGCTCTGCGCTATAGGCATAAGCTGCGGGGGCATTTTGCGCGGCCGGGGCGTGGGAGGCTGCGACACCGCTTGACTGTTCCAGCGCGGCAGCCAGTTTGGCTTCGGAGATTTTCCCTTCGAGCACATCGTTGCCGAATGTGCCGGAATCGAAAATGAAGCGGGAAACGGCGGCGTTTTTGCCGGTGTTCTGCCGTTCGATAATCAGTTTGTCGCTGCTGTTTGCGAGGCTGATTTCCCAGTTGGTTTGGCCAGCCAGCCACGGGTGGGCGGTGCGGGTGATGGTTAGGTCTTCGGGGGTGATGCCTGCGCCGAAACGCACGCTGTTGCTGCCTTCGGTGTCGGAAATCGTGTCTTGGCCGTAACCTTTGGCAAATATAAAGGTATCGTTGCCTGCGCCGCCGTAGAGCTGATCGTTGCCGCTGCCGCCGTCAAGTGTGTCGTGGCCTGAGTTGCCGTGCAGGATATCGTTGCCGCCGAGGCCGTTGAGCCTGTCGTTGCCTGTCCAGCCATCGATTAAGTTGTTGCCGCTGCTGCCGTTGATGGTGTTGCCGTTGATGTCGCCAAACAGAATGCCGCTACTCTCGGGGGTATCCTGCAAATCGAATTTGATGGTGTGGGTGGCATCGTTGGTGCGGCCGCTGCGGGCTGCGGTGCTGTCGTCAAATTTGAATTCGATGGCGGCTTCGGTGGCGCCGCGGTTGGGAATAAACACGAGGTTTTCGGTATCGAAATCGTGGAAGCGGCCTTTTTTCACCCATTCGATAATCTGGCCGTCTGAAGACAGATAGGCCAAACGCCCGCCTGTTACGTTTTCGATATCGAAGCGGTATTCGGCAAGCACGTTGTCCGGCCCCACGCCGAAATCTGCTTCGCTCATGCGGTAGCCGCTTTGGCCGTTGATGGTGATGGTTTTGCGGTTGCCGGTGATGCCGATGCGCTCGGCAAGTTCCCACGGGCTGAGGGTTTCACCGGCAAATTCGAAACGGGTGATGGCGAGGTTGGACTCTTCATCGGCGCTTTGGTTGTGGATGGTGAGTTTGTCGCTGCTGCCTTTAACGGCCATCTGCCAAATATTGGCGATGTTGCCGTCTGCCTGAACGGTGGCGGTGATGGTTAAATCTTCGGGGCGGATGTCTGCTCCGAAGCGCAGGGTGTTGGTGCCGATGGGGTCGGAAACGGTTTCTACGCCGGGGGTGCGGTAATCGATGATGGTGTCGTGGCCGTAGCCGCGGGCGAAGAAATAGGTGTCGTCTCCGTTGCCGCCTGCCAGCAAGTCGTTGCCTGCGCCGCCATCGAGATAATCATCGCCATCGCCGGGATCGGGGTAATAGCGTTCGCCCAAGCTGTTTTCAATCAGGCTGACGGCTTTGCCGCCGATTAATCTGTCGTTGCCTGCGCCGCCGTAGAGCCTGTCGCCGCCATCGCCGCCGATCAGCAGGTCGTTGCCGCCGTGGCCGGATAATGTATCGTTGCCTCCTCCTCCGGAGAGGAGGTTGTTGCCGTGGTTGCCGTTCAGCGTGTTGTTGCCGTTATTGCCGCTGCCGTTGAGGTTGCCGCTGCCGGTGAGGGCGAGGTTTTCTACATGGGCAGGCAGGGTGTAGCCCACGCTGCTGAACACGGTGTCGGTGCCGTGGTTTTCCAACTCGATTACGGTATCCCGGGTATTGTCCACATAATAGATATCATGACCGTTGCCGCCGTGCATGGCATCGGCACCGCTGCCGCCGTCAAGAATGTCGTTGCCGCCGTGGCCGTAAAGCGTATCATCGCCGGCCAAACCGAGCAGCCGGTTGCGGTTGTTGTTGCCGGTGAGCACGTTGGCTTGGCCGTTGCCGGCGGCGTTGATTGCGCCGTGCCCCACCAGTGTGAGGTTTTCTACATGATCGGGCAGGGTGTAGCTGACGCGGCTGTAGGCTGTGTCTGTGCCTTGTCCGGGTTTTTCGATGATGCGCTCCTGCGGATGCTCGATGTGGAATACGTTATCGGCAAAGTCGCCGTAAAACACGCCGGGTGTGCCGGTGGCGTTGGGTTGGCTGCTCATGATAGTCTCCTTGATTTGAATGGATATTAATGATGATATTCGGATAAGGTGCCGGATTGTGGTTTGGATTTTAGTGCCGGCAATGGGAATTTATTATAAAAAATGATTATATACAATATTTTAAATAAGATTATTGCCGGGGTGAAAACAGGGTCATATCCACCGCATGGGTTCATTTGAATTTGAATAACTAGCAGGAAGAGCTGTATGCGTGGGGCCGTCTGAAAAGCTGTGTTGTGCAGATTCTGCTAGAATATCCGACCAATCTTAAAGGAAACCGATTATGGCTTGCCCTTTGTGCGCCGCCGCCAACGAAGATGTGCTGCTGCAAACCGATAATCTGCGTGTGATCGCCGTACACGATGAAACCAACGCTCCCGCATTCTGCCGCGTTATCTGGCAGCATCACGTTGCCGAAATGACCGATCTGCAACCTGCAGAACGCCGAGAGCTGATGGAAGCGGTTTTCCGGGTGGAGGCTGCCATGCGCCGGGTGTTCCGGCCTGCCAAAATCAATTTGGCCAGCCTGGGCAATGTGGTGCCGCACCTGCACTGGCACATCATTGCCCGCTTTGATAACGATGCCAATTTTCCCGCCCCTGTTTGGCTGCCGGCCGTGCGGAAACCAGGAGTGGTGTTGCCGCAAGACTGGCCGCAGCAGATCAAAGCATTACTGTAATCCATACTTCAGGCCGTCTGAAAACGATATGAAAATCCATTGGCAGACTCAATAATTGCTGTAATCCACACTTTGCAGGCCGTCTGAAAATGTTTGCAGGCTTTCAGACGGCCTGCGTTGTGTGATACGGCTCAATGCCTTTAAAATATAGGACAACTCCGCCGGAATCCACTTTATTGCCGTTACGGCGCTGCTGCGTTTTGGCTCAAAGAGGGCGGTTTTGTCGGCCGCACGGCAGCAGAACCGGGTTCGCAATTGTTTGCGGCTTGCTGGTTTGGTTTTGCAAATAAAGTGGGCTCACTATCATATACGATCGTAATACGCATTCATCCGGCCGTCTGAAAGGGCGGCGCACACTAGGAATTTTTATGACTTGGCAACCTTCAAGACGCAATTTTCTGAAAGCCTCGGCTGCTGCAGCCGGAGCAGGCGTGCTTGCCGCCTGCGGCAGCGGCGGCACCGCCCGCCCTGCAGCTCAAGCCGGCAAAGCCCAAATCGTGCCGCCGAAAACCACCCGACCCGGCCGCAGCGGCGACAACATATTGCGCGTTGTTGCGCCATCGGGTTTTGCCGACAGCGCCGCCCGCTCCGAAACCGGACTCACCCGCCTGCATAACGCCGGGTTTGCCGTTACCAACCAGCAAGCCGCCTTCCGCCGCTACCAGCGTTTTGCCGGCACCGACAGTGAAAGGATTGCCGACTTTCAAGATGTGGCAGCAGGCCGCGTTGCCACCCCGAAAGTGTTGATGGGGCTGCGCGGCGGCTATGGAGCCATGCGCATTTTGCCGCACATTGATTTTGCCGCCCTCGGTGCCCGTATGCGAGAGCGCGGCACGCTGTTTTTTGGTTTCAGCGACCTATGCGCCGTGCAGCTTGCCCTGCTGGCCAAAGGCAATATGGCCAGCTTCGCCGGGCCGATGGTGTACAGCGAGTTCGGCAAACCCGCTCCCAGCATTTATACGATGGAATCGTTTATACGCGGCACCACCCATGCCGACAATACTATCAGCGTATATAACGTTCAGCGCCGCAGTGTCAGTGCCGAAGGCACGTTTTGGGGCGGCAATTTAAGCGTGTTGGCCTCACTCGCCGGCAGCACCTATATGCCCGATATTCGGGGCGGCATTCTGTTTCTCGAAGACGTGGGCGAGCAGCCCTACCGCATCGAGCGTATGCTTCAAACCCTGCATCTGGCCGGTATTTTGTCGAAACAGCAGGCCGTGGTGTTCGGTGATTTCCGTATGGGCACTATCCGTGATGTGTACGACAGCAGCTATGATTTCAGCACTGTGGTCAATAATGTCGGCCGAATTGCCAAAGTGCCTGTGCTGACAGGCTTCCCGTTTGGCCACATCACCAACAAAGCCACGTTTCCGCTGGGTGCGCATGCAAAAATCACCGCTGAATCCAACGGCGGCTATTCGGTCAGATTCAGCGGCTATCCCACACTCAACGCCGCCGGTTTGATGCTCGATACGCTGCTGCCGCCGCCGGTTCCCGCTTATCAGCCCGTGAATATCGTGGAAGACCCGGAGCAGGAGTAAGAGCCGGGGTGAACGTATTGCTTTCGCCTTGATTCCAATCACAATCTGCGCGTAATCTGTTTTACAAACTTCCGAAAACCGTCCCAGAAACTTGGTGGGGCGGTTTTTTACCGTGGGGAGTTGAAGGAATCTATTTTGAAGGGTAACTTCGGGGAAATGGGAATACATAGGGCAGGGAAAATAATTTTATTCGGCATTCTTGAGCGCCGGGGTGAGATGTTGATTGTTGCGGTGGATAAGGGCGGACAAAAGCTTGTTGGTTGTTGGAAAAAGAAAAATCATGTCCGACACACCGTTTGCCATGTAAAGAGCCATCACATATTAATGCCGGCGGCTTCACCCTTCTGCCTTATCCATTACTCTCGGCTGTAGCAGGGAATCAAAATCATATTTAACGGTATTGAAAAAATCCCCAAATCAGGCTGGATATATCTGAGCAGATGCAGCGTAATCGACCGAAAATTTTTCTGGCTGTTCTTGAAAGAACGCAAATCTAAATTTAATTTTGGCGCATCAAGAGAGCAGCTTGAAATATTGTGCAAATCAAATAATGTGGTATTCGGGGCTGACCCGGCGCAGTTTTTAAATGCTTCTCCCAAACCACTCTACTCTGCCGATAATGGCTACATCATCGGTCATATTATTGAGATTGATTTCAAACGCGGGGTAAGCCTCGTTGGCGGAAATCACATTCACGATTCCGCCGGGCATCAACTGCAAACGTTTGACCAATAGATTTTCATTTAGACGCAATACATAAAGACCATCGCGCGGCATGGTTTCGCCGTGATTGATCAAAATCGAATCACCATCGTTCAATACCCCTTCCATCGAGTCGCCTTTTACCGAAATGACCGAAAGATTTTTGGTATCGCGGGTTACATAATTTTCTATCCAATAACGGCGGAAAGCCATGCTGAACACAGGGGTTTCATCGCCCACCAAGCGGCCGTATCCGGCTGCCGCCTGGATATCGTAACGGGGCACGAATACAAATTCATCGATATTTACAGGGTTGCCTAAAGTGTCCTCGGCAGCGGAGGGCGTTGGCATGGCAGAGTTCGGAAACGGCTCACCTTCGCCCGTGAGCAGCCAATCTATACTGCAACCTTTTAATTGCTTGATTTTTTTTAGGGTTTCTGCTTTTGGTAGGCCGCCTTCGTTCCAAATACGGCTGAAACCCGCAATCGTCATATCGATATCTGCTGCAATTTTGGCCTGCTTGGCTTCGTTTTTCCAAAGAAAAGCCAATCTGTCTTTAAATGTGTTCATATGTTCCTTATCAAGTGTAGCTTTGCATACTAGCTTGTGATTCATTTACATTTTACTTTAGTTTTTCTTAAAATGTAAGATAAATTTTGAAAATAAATAAGAAAAAGTATTGCAATTTAAGATTTTGATAAGTAACATTCTTCTATACTTAATTTTTTTTCATAAACTGATTTATTTAAGCAAATGTTTACCTTCTGAGTTGGAATGGTTGTTTGGTTTTGTTTAGCAGGTTTTACATAAACCGCAAAGCAGCTGAATAAAATCTTAGCAAGTCCGGCCGGCAGGGAAAGGAGCGAAATCATGCAAAGCACGCAACGCAAAGGTTTGGTGTTGGTCAGCACATTGGCCGCAATGGCTGCAGCATTCTCTTCCGGCCACACGGAGGCCCAATCCGCCGAAATGCCGCTGTCGGAGTTGGGCTGCGATAAATTGAATGTATTGCGAATCACGCAAATGAACGGTAAACAACAAGTTTTTGCACGCGAATGCGCCGCTGCAGAAGCCGCCCAAGCATGGGAACAGTCTTACGGCGCACTTGACTCCGAAAGTTTGATTGCGAGTGTGATATACGAATAGCGGGTTAAACCGTTGGGCTGAAACAACACCCGGTGATAACGGTTAAAATGCCTACAGTTTTCGGTAGAAGGTTTTACCGGTGTTTCCGCTCCGGCCGTATGAAATCTGCGTTTCACGGTGTGGATTGCTGCAAGCCGCCAACAGGCAGGCCGGCGCGCTAGAAATCAAAATTTCGGCAGATATGGGTAAACTCATGATAAGGCTTGGTAATGTGTAAATGATAAAACTATCGTTCTGCCAATCTTTGTTGTCTTTGTCCAAAAAATTTCCCGGCAATATGGATACAAGATGAGGCTGCCATCCTAAAAATCGGGAATCACAGCCTTGTAAAATTATTATTTTTATATAAATCAATATTTTATATAAAAAACTTTTAACCCGCCTTGAGCCGTCTGCATTTACAAAACTTGACCCTGAATGCAGTTTGCAGTATAGTCGGACACCAAATTTACTGCCGATTTGATACAGCTTGCGGGCGTTAAAACAGCTAAAGCGTAGGTTGCACTTTGCACCCATCTGTTTGCAATAAAGCCCGCTGTGTTATACATCGGGCTTTATTGTTTTGGATAACCTTATGATTAGTTTGAACAATGTTTCCAAGCGCTATCAAAACCGCGATAAAACATGGTTTACCGCCGTAGAGCCGATTTCACTGCAAATTGAAGCGGGCGAAATTTTCGGACTGATGGGCTACTCGGGTGCGGGCAAATCCACGCTGTTGCGTCTAATTAATCTGCTCGAGCGTCCCGACACCGGTACGGTAACGGTGGGCGGCCAAGAGCTGACGGCGTTAAGTGCCGTCCAGCTGCGCCGGGTGCGGCAGAATATCGGTATGGTGTTTCAGCAGTTTAACCTGCTCTCCAACCGCACTGTGGCCGACAATGTGGCTTTTCCGCTGGAAATTGCCGGTTGGCCGTCTGAAAAAATTCAGGCGCGGGCGGCGCAATGTTTGGAAATTGTCGGGCTGGAAAACCGTGCCGGACACTATCCAGCCCAGCTTTCAGGCGGTCAAAAACAGCGTGTGGGCATTGCCCGCGCGCTCGCTCCCAACCCTCAGGTGATCCTGGCCGATGAGCCAACCTCCGCGCTCGACCCTGCGACTACCCGCAGTGTGTTGGAATGTTTGGAAGACATTAACAAACGCTTTAATGTAACCATTGTTATTGTTACGCACGAGATGAGTGTATTGCGCCGCCTGTGCGACCGCGCGGCTCTGCTGCATCAGGGCAGATTGGTGGAAACCGTGTGTGTCAATAACAACCAAATCCACGCCCAATCCGAAATCGGGCGCGAACTGGTGCAGGAGGATTAAGATGGGCGGCTTAACTTTTTCGCAAGCCTTGGAAACCATTGGCCGTATGCGCGGTGAAATCTTGCAGGCCTTATGGGAAACCTTCGTAATGGTGGGTTTGTCCACCACATTTGCCGCCGTATTCGGCACCTTTTTGGGTGTGCTGCTGTTTGTTACCGCCAACCGCCAACTGTATTACAACCGCCCCGTCAATCTGGTGTTGGACAATCTGGTTAATCTGATGCGTGCGTTTCCGTTTGTGATTCTGATGATTGCGATGATTCCCGCCACCCGGGCCATTGTCGGCAGCACTATCGGCCCGGTTGCCGCTTCGTTGGTGCTGAGTGTTTCCGGCCTGTTTTATTTTGCCCGCTTGGTTGAGCAGAATCTGCGCGAAGTGCCGCGCGGTGTGATTGAAGCCGCCATCAGTATGGGCGCGGCACCAATGGAGGTTG
This genomic interval from Neisseria musculi contains the following:
- a CDS encoding S24 family peptidase translates to MNTFKDRLAFLWKNEAKQAKIAADIDMTIAGFSRIWNEGGLPKAETLKKIKQLKGCSIDWLLTGEGEPFPNSAMPTPSAAEDTLGNPVNIDEFVFVPRYDIQAAAGYGRLVGDETPVFSMAFRRYWIENYVTRDTKNLSVISVKGDSMEGVLNDGDSILINHGETMPRDGLYVLRLNENLLVKRLQLMPGGIVNVISANEAYPAFEINLNNMTDDVAIIGRVEWFGRSI
- a CDS encoding methionine ABC transporter permease, which gives rise to MGGLTFSQALETIGRMRGEILQALWETFVMVGLSTTFAAVFGTFLGVLLFVTANRQLYYNRPVNLVLDNLVNLMRAFPFVILMIAMIPATRAIVGSTIGPVAASLVLSVSGLFYFARLVEQNLREVPRGVIEAAISMGAAPMEVVRKVLLNEARAGMVSSITVLAIGLLSYSAAAGMIGGGGLGDLAIRYGYYRYQTEVIIFIVAILVLLVVVIQGLGNLISRSIDKR
- a CDS encoding methionine ABC transporter ATP-binding protein, yielding MISLNNVSKRYQNRDKTWFTAVEPISLQIEAGEIFGLMGYSGAGKSTLLRLINLLERPDTGTVTVGGQELTALSAVQLRRVRQNIGMVFQQFNLLSNRTVADNVAFPLEIAGWPSEKIQARAAQCLEIVGLENRAGHYPAQLSGGQKQRVGIARALAPNPQVILADEPTSALDPATTRSVLECLEDINKRFNVTIVIVTHEMSVLRRLCDRAALLHQGRLVETVCVNNNQIHAQSEIGRELVQED
- a CDS encoding HIT family protein, with amino-acid sequence MACPLCAAANEDVLLQTDNLRVIAVHDETNAPAFCRVIWQHHVAEMTDLQPAERRELMEAVFRVEAAMRRVFRPAKINLASLGNVVPHLHWHIIARFDNDANFPAPVWLPAVRKPGVVLPQDWPQQIKALL
- a CDS encoding LD-carboxypeptidase, whose product is MTWQPSRRNFLKASAAAAGAGVLAACGSGGTARPAAQAGKAQIVPPKTTRPGRSGDNILRVVAPSGFADSAARSETGLTRLHNAGFAVTNQQAAFRRYQRFAGTDSERIADFQDVAAGRVATPKVLMGLRGGYGAMRILPHIDFAALGARMRERGTLFFGFSDLCAVQLALLAKGNMASFAGPMVYSEFGKPAPSIYTMESFIRGTTHADNTISVYNVQRRSVSAEGTFWGGNLSVLASLAGSTYMPDIRGGILFLEDVGEQPYRIERMLQTLHLAGILSKQQAVVFGDFRMGTIRDVYDSSYDFSTVVNNVGRIAKVPVLTGFPFGHITNKATFPLGAHAKITAESNGGYSVRFSGYPTLNAAGLMLDTLLPPPVPAYQPVNIVEDPEQE